The region CGGACGCCGACATCACCGTCATCGGGAACACCGGCGACGACATCCACCTCTTCGGCCTCAAGGTCTGCCCCGACCTCGACACCGTGATGTACACCCTCGGCGGTGGCATCCACGAGGAGCAGGGGTGGGGCCGGGCCGACGAGACGTTCACCGTCAAGGAGGAGCTGGCGGCGTACGGGGTGGGGCCCGAGTGGTTCGGCCTCGGCGACCGCGACTTCGCCACGCACATAGTCCGTACGCAGATGATCGGCGCGGGCTATCCGCTGAGCGCCGTCACCGAGGCGCTGTGCGCCCGGTGGCAGCCGGGGGTGCGGCTGCTGCCCATGACGGACGACCGCGTCGAGACCCATGTCCTGATCGACGACCCGGACGGCGAGAGCCGTAAGGCCGTCCACTTCCAGGAGTACTGGGTGCGGCTGCGCGCCTCCGTGCCCGCCCACGCCGTCGTCCCCGTCGGCGCCGACCAGGCCAAGCCGGCGCCCGGCGTCCTGGAGGCCATCGCCGACGCCGACGTCGTCCTCTTCCCGCCGTCCAACCCGGTCGTCAGCGTCGGCACGATCCTCGCCGTGCCCGGCGTGCGCGAGGCCATCGCCGACGCCGGGGTCCCGGTCGTGGGCCTGTCCCCCATCGTGGGCGACGCGCCCGTGCGCGGCATGGCCGACAAGGTGCTCGCCGCCGTCGGCGTCGAGTCCACCGCCGCCGCCGTCGCCAAGCACTACGGCTCCGGGCTGCTGGACGGCTGGCTCGTCGACACCGTGGACGCGGGCGCGGTCGACGAGGTCGAGGCCGCCGGGATCCGCTGCCGGGCGATCCCGCTGATGATGACGGACCTTGAGGCCACGGCGGCGATGGCGGCCGCGGCGCTGGTGCTGGCGGAAGAGGTGCGGGGATGAGCGCGTTGCGGGACGGGGTGGAGGGCGTGCCGGGTGGCGCGTCGCACGAGCTGCCGTCGTATCAGGTGTGGGCCCTCCCCGGTATGCCCGAGGTGCGGCCCGGTGACGACCTCGCCAAGCTCATCGCCGACGCCGCGACCTCCGGCGGTCTGCCGGGGCTCGCGCACGGCGATGTGCTGTTGGTCACCTCCAAGATCGTCAGCAAGGCGGAGGGGCGCGTCGTCGAGGCGACCGACCGCGAGGCGGCCATAGACGCCGAGACGGTGCGGGTCGTGGCGCGACGCGGCCGCACCCGGATCGTCGAGACCCGCCACGGCCTGGTCATGGCCGCCGCCGGGGTCGACGCCTCCAACACGCCTTCCGGGACGGTCCTGTTGCTCCCCGAGGACCCCGACGCCTCGGCGCGGGCGATCCGGGCCGGGCTGCGGGAAGTGCTCGGCGTGGAGGTCGGCGTCATCGTCACCGACACGTTTGGTCGACCGTGGCGGACCGGGGTCACCGACGTCGCCATCGGGGCGGCGGGGGTGCGGGTCCTGGACGATCTGCGCGGCGGCGTCGACGCGTACGGGAACGCGCTGAGCGCGACCATCGTCGCCACCGCCGATGAGCTGGCCGCGGCGGGTGACCTGGTCAAGGGCAAGGCCGAGGGGTTGCCGGTGGCGGTACTGCGGGGGCTTCCGCAGGTGGTGGCGTTCGAGGGGCTGGACGACGGGTCTGACGGGCTCGGCGGACCGGATGGGCCTGGCGAAGGGCTCGGTGAAGGGCTCGATGAAGAGCTCGGTGAAGAGCTCGATGAAGGCGCGCGGGCGTTGGTGCGCGGTGCCGCGGACGACATGTTCCGGCTGGGCACCTCCGAGGCCGTACGGGAGGCCGTGACGCTGCGCCGTACGGTCCGGGAGTTCACCGACGAGCCGGTGGACGGCGCGGCGGTGCGGCGCGCGGTCGCCGCCGCCGTCACCGCGCCGGCGCCGCACCATACGACGCCATGGCGCTTCGTCCTGCTGGAGTCGGAGGAGTCACGGACGCGGCTGCTGGACGCGATGCGGGAAGCGTGGATCGCCGACCTGCGAGGGGACGGCTTCTCGGAGGAGAGCATCGCCAAGCGGGTGCGGCGCGGGGATGTGCTGCGCAAGGCGCCGTACCTGGTGGTCCCCTGCCTGGTCGCGGATGGCGCCCACAGCTACCCCGACCCGCGGCGGAACACGGCGGAGCGCGAGATGTTCGTGGTCGCGGCGGGCGCCGGGGTGCAGAACCTGCTGGTCGCGCTGGCGGGTGAGGGGCTGGGGTCGGCGTGGGTGTCGTCCACGATGTTCTGCCGCCCGGTGGTGCGTGAGGTACTGGGCCTGCCGGACGACTGGGACCCGATGGGCACGGTCGCGGTGGGCCAGGCGGCAGTTCCGCCGAAGGCACGGCCGGAGCGGGGGGTCGAGGGGTTCGTGGTGGTGCGGTAGGACGTCGGGTCCGGGGTTTCCGGGGTTGTGCGGGTGCGCTGAGCGGAGGGGTTGCGCGGGCCGGTTGTGCGATGGGGTTGTGCGCGCGGGGGCAGGGGGGCGTGCGTTGTGCGGGGTGGGGGCACGGGTGCGGGAGCGTTTGCTGGAGTGCGCCGCGGGGTTGCCCTTGGGACGGGGCGCCCTTGGGTGCGCGGTGGCGTGTGTGGTGGGTGCCGGGTGCGGGGCCTCCGGGGCGGCGCCCTGGACCGTATATTTACGGCGCCATTGACCGGGGGCGTTGAGTGTGCCGGAGATCGGCGCCACAAATACACGTAAGCGTCCAGGACACCACCCCTGCGACCCCGCCCCCTCCCGCCGTCTCGCGGCTGCCCGCCGGTGGCACCGGGGCGCCTGTCCGTCTCGCGTTCCGCCCGCGGGCCGGGTGCTGGGCGGGCGTGGGAGCGACCCCAATCCCCTACCGTCGTCTTGCGACCGCCCGCCGGTGGCACCGGGGCACCTGTCCGGCGCGCGTTCCGCCCGCGGGCCGGGTGCTGGGCGGGCGTGGGAGCGACCCCAATCCCCTACCGTCGTCTTGCGACCGCCCGCCGGTGGCACCGGGCACCTGTCCGGCGCGCGTTCCGCCCGCGGGCCGGGTGCTGGGCGGGCGTGGGAGCGACCCCAATCCCCTACCGTCGTCTTGCGGCCACCCGCCGGTGGCACCGGGCACCTGCCCCGCGTTTCAGCCTGAGGGCCGCCGGATGGACGA is a window of Streptomyces violaceusniger Tu 4113 DNA encoding:
- the cofD gene encoding 2-phospho-L-lactate transferase produces the protein MRIVVLAGGIGGARFLRGLMSAAPDADITVIGNTGDDIHLFGLKVCPDLDTVMYTLGGGIHEEQGWGRADETFTVKEELAAYGVGPEWFGLGDRDFATHIVRTQMIGAGYPLSAVTEALCARWQPGVRLLPMTDDRVETHVLIDDPDGESRKAVHFQEYWVRLRASVPAHAVVPVGADQAKPAPGVLEAIADADVVLFPPSNPVVSVGTILAVPGVREAIADAGVPVVGLSPIVGDAPVRGMADKVLAAVGVESTAAAVAKHYGSGLLDGWLVDTVDAGAVDEVEAAGIRCRAIPLMMTDLEATAAMAAAALVLAEEVRG
- a CDS encoding coenzyme F420-0:L-glutamate ligase codes for the protein MSALRDGVEGVPGGASHELPSYQVWALPGMPEVRPGDDLAKLIADAATSGGLPGLAHGDVLLVTSKIVSKAEGRVVEATDREAAIDAETVRVVARRGRTRIVETRHGLVMAAAGVDASNTPSGTVLLLPEDPDASARAIRAGLREVLGVEVGVIVTDTFGRPWRTGVTDVAIGAAGVRVLDDLRGGVDAYGNALSATIVATADELAAAGDLVKGKAEGLPVAVLRGLPQVVAFEGLDDGSDGLGGPDGPGEGLGEGLDEELGEELDEGARALVRGAADDMFRLGTSEAVREAVTLRRTVREFTDEPVDGAAVRRAVAAAVTAPAPHHTTPWRFVLLESEESRTRLLDAMREAWIADLRGDGFSEESIAKRVRRGDVLRKAPYLVVPCLVADGAHSYPDPRRNTAEREMFVVAAGAGVQNLLVALAGEGLGSAWVSSTMFCRPVVREVLGLPDDWDPMGTVAVGQAAVPPKARPERGVEGFVVVR